The proteins below are encoded in one region of Scyliorhinus torazame isolate Kashiwa2021f chromosome 8, sScyTor2.1, whole genome shotgun sequence:
- the LOC140427853 gene encoding T-cell receptor-associated transmembrane adapter 1-like isoform X1 gives MEELTKCHIGIWGLLGICILALMTSLVVNVIYCTANRQKAHRPIYHSDEQLQSPVIQVDDNPIYGNLNQENTVEDESCYEAMTPANRYGDETKVVIENQMCYASLDLSMERKKRRRKMEKQKTNNDIPQDDNMPLNTHALTTRPSLYLNSEQLSFNEDRREETSHDDPVIFYGRINTSQSTLSINDTVTAFDHTK, from the exons ATGG AAGAATTAACCAAATGCCATATTGGAATTTGGGGATTGTTGGGAATTTGCATTTTAGCCCTGATGACTTCTCTTGTAGTGAACGTCATCTACTGTACAGCGAACCGTCAGAAAG CTCACAGACCAATATACCACAGCGATGAACAATTGCAGAG TCCTGTGATTCAGGTGGATGACAATCCAATTTATGGTAATCTCAACCAGGAGAACACAG TTGAAGACGAGAGCTGTTATGAAGCCATGACACCAGCTAATAGATACGGAGATGAAACCAAG GTGGTGATTGAAAATCAAATGTGTTATGCATCTCTAGATCTTTCAATGGAACGAAAAAAACGACGCAGAAAGATGGAAAAACAAAagacaaataatgatataccacaggaTGATAATATGCCACTTAACACACACGCATTGACCACCAGACCCAGCCTTTATCTGAACAGCGAGCAACTTTCTTTTAATGAAGATAGAAGAGAAGAAACTAGTCACGATGATCCAGTTATTTTTTATGGCAGAATAAATACATCTCAAAGCACCTTATCAATAAATGATACAGTAACAGCATTTGACCATACAAAATGA
- the LOC140427853 gene encoding T-cell receptor-associated transmembrane adapter 1-like isoform X2, producing the protein MEELTKCHIGIWGLLGICILALMTSLVVNVIYCTANRQKAHRPIYHSDEQLQSPVIQVDDNPIYGNLNQENTVEDESCYEAMTPANRYGDETKIFQWNEKNDAERWKNKRQIMIYHRMIICHLTHTH; encoded by the exons ATGG AAGAATTAACCAAATGCCATATTGGAATTTGGGGATTGTTGGGAATTTGCATTTTAGCCCTGATGACTTCTCTTGTAGTGAACGTCATCTACTGTACAGCGAACCGTCAGAAAG CTCACAGACCAATATACCACAGCGATGAACAATTGCAGAG TCCTGTGATTCAGGTGGATGACAATCCAATTTATGGTAATCTCAACCAGGAGAACACAG TTGAAGACGAGAGCTGTTATGAAGCCATGACACCAGCTAATAGATACGGAGATGAAACCAAG ATCTTTCAATGGAACGAAAAAAACGACGCAGAAAGATGGAAAAACAAAagacaaataatgatataccacaggaTGATAATATGCCACTTAACACACACGCATTGA